From Proteus vulgaris:
GCTTTACGGCTGCGTAATAAAAGACGCAACCAAATCAGAGGTTGAATAAGGTAAAGAAGTACCTGATATAAACGCAACAACATGCTATCAAATTCACTTATCTGGACGAACGCTTATAGTATCACACTGTGTAGTAGAAAGTGTGTAAAAACAAACGTTGTGGCATTAAACAACGCGGTATAATGCTTTTTTATTAATTTTAACAGGCTTTATTCAAGAAACTTGATAGAATTTTTTTTATAATCAAATCACATTGCTAATTATTCAAGTCCATTTGGAATGTTATGAGTGAAAAAATGAAGTTAATACAAAGGGTTCTTATTATTAAGTTACGACATCATGGTGATACTTTGTTGATTACCCCTGTTATTAATACATTAAAAGCTAACTTTCCAAATGCTGACGTTGATATCTTAATCAATAAAGAAACGATGCCAATGATCGAGCATTTTTCCTCTATTCATCATATCTTTGTACTAGACAAAGCATGGAAAAATGAAGGGAAGCTGGCAAGGTTACGCCATGAATGGAAGTTAATAACCGATTTAAGAAATCAACAATATGATGTTGTTATAAACTTAGCTGATCAATGGAACAGTGCAATAATAACCCGTTTTACGGGGGCTAAAATTCGTGTTGGATATGATATTTATAAACGTCAAAGCCCTATCTGGAAAAAATGTTTTACCCATTTGATCCCGCTAGGCTCTGTAGATGAAAAACATATTGTTGAGCAAAATTTAGCGCTCTTGCAACCATTACAGTTACCTAAAATAGATACTCAAGTATCAATGGCGTACAGTGAACAAGATAAATATATTGTTACCGAAAAATTAAAAGTACATAAAGTATTGAGTAGTTATATTGTTATTCAACCTACATCTCGATGGTTTTTTAAATGTTGGGATGAAAATAAATGGTCGAAATTAATTGATGCTTTAGAACAAGAAGGAAATCAAATTGTTTTAACATCTGGCCCCGATCCAAGAGAGCAAGAGATGGTTGAAACTATAATTAAAGGGTGTACTTCAAATAGTGTGGTTTCATTATCAGGACAACTCTCTTTACCGCAACTTGCTGCGTTAATTGATCATGCTCGTTTATTTATTGGGGTTGATTCCGTTCCCATGCATATGGCCGCAGCACTTAAAACCCCCCTTATTGCACTCTTTGGGCCATCAAAATTATTTCATTGGTCACCATGGGAACATATTGGCGAAGTGTTATGGGCGGGAAATTATGGTGAACTCCCCGATCCTGATGATGTCAATACCAACACACAAACGCGTTATCTCAGTTTAATACCTGTCGAAGATGTACTGAATGCCGTAAGGGGACAACTAAAATGAATTCATTCCGATTGGCTATAGTGCGTCAAAAATACCGACCTGATGGAGGCGCTGAACGATTTGTTTCTCGAGCACTTGAAGCATTAGATAATCAAGCTGTAGAACTTAATGTGATCACGCGTTCATGGATTGGTGCAGTACAACCTCAGTGGCATATTCATATTGTCAACCCAATGAAATGGGGGCGAATTAGCCGTGAAAAAGGCTTTGCTCGAGCAGCAAGACAGTGTTGGCAAAAAGAAAAGTTCGATTTAGTACAAAGCCATGAACGTATCGCAGGATGCGATATTTATCGTGCAGGAGATGGTGTTCATCACCGCTGGTTATTACAACGTTCGCGTGTTTTAAGCCCATTACGTAGTCAATTATTGCTTAATAGTTGTTATCACCGCTATGTAATGAAGGCTGAAAAAGAGATGTATCATTCACCAGAACTAAAACGCGTTATATGTAATTCAGAGATGGTAAAACGTGAAGTGATGGAAGACTTTGGAATTGAAAGTGAGCGCATTAGTGTAATTTATAATGCGATTGATAATCAGCGATTTTTTCCAGCAACAACACTTTATCGTGAGCAATTACGCCAGCAATACCATATTCCTGTTGAAGCAAAATGTTTTATTTATGTGGGTTCTGGGTTTGAACGTAAAGGCTTAAAAGCGGCTATAGAAGCAATCAGTTGTACAAGTGCACATTTGATTGTGGTTGGACAAGATAAAGAGCAGAAAAAATATCAGCAACTTGCTCATCAATTAAAAAGTCATGATCGAGTTCATTTTTTAGGTGTGCAAAAAGACACCTTACCTTTATATCAAATGGCAGATGGTTTATTGTTACCCACTTTATATGATCCTTTTCCTAATGTTGTTTTAGAAGCAATGGCATGTGGTTTACCAGTGATCACTAGTTATACTTGCGGTGGCTCTGAATTTATTGAGCAAGGTGTTAACGGTTTTGTCACTGATGCACTAGATATTTCGGCAATGGTCAGTGCAATAGAGACAATTTCTGCCGATAATCTTGATAATAGAATGTCTAAAGCCGCCCGAAATAAGATATTGCCTTATACGCCAGAGCATTTATCTCAACAACTGATTGGGCTTTACCAAAAGGTTCTTAGTTTATGAAGGAACATATCCTTTTTATTATTGATGGATTACCAGGTGGTGGTGCTGAAAATGTCACTATCAGGTTATGTCATGGTTTAAGCCAACGTGGTTATACCGTTACGTTACTCTCTTTAGCTGAAAAATGTGATTATTCTATTCCCGCTAATATTGAATTATTGATTGATGCAGATAGTTACCGTGGGTTGTTTCATCGACAAACTGAACTGAAACGTCGGGCAAAATCAATGGATAATACGCTAAAATCGTTATTTGCACGTAAAGGTATTCCATCACTTGTTGTTTCGAATTTGCATAAGACAGATAGGATTGTTGCTTTATCTAAAGAGCTGGCAGATAAAAATACGTGGTATTGCATTCATGGTATATTTTCCCAATCTTATTTAGGTAATAAAACCGGTTTTTCTCGTTGGTTAAAACAAAAGAAGATCCAAAAAGTATATCAAGGGAAAAATATTATTACGGTTTCCAATGCGGCTGGGCAGGATTTGATCCAAAACGTGGGGATATCACCACAACAATTAAAAACAATTTATAATCCGTTTGATATTCAAGAAATTAGAAATTTAGCTTTAGAAAGTAATTCTTATCAAGGGCAAGATTATTTACTACATATTGGTCGTTTTCATGAAGTTAAACGACATGACAGATTATTAGAAGCATTTGCGTTAGCGGATTTACCTTGTAAATTATTTATTGCAGGACAAGGCTCTTCTGAAGTTACAACTAAAATTAAAAATAAAATAGCAGAGCTTAATTTAGAAGATAAGGTGAGTTTAATTGGTTTTTTATCAAACCCATTTGCTGTTATTAATGATGCAAAAGCGGTTGTTTTAAGCTCTGACAGCGAAGGTTTAGGCAATGTATTGGTTGAATCTTTGATTTGTAATACACCGATTGTGAGTACCAATTGTCCTGGTGGTATTGGTGAAATTATGGAAGGTGAGCTTGCTAATTATAAAGCAGAGCTAAATGCAGCATCGTTAGCCGAAAAGATGCGGTTGGTTTATTTTACGCCACCTGAAATTACACCAGAGATGTACCAAAAATTTGATATCGATGAAGTGATTGATCAGTATATATCACTTATTAAGTAATAAAGTTATTTATTTCTAAAGAAGGCGTAAGGTATTTCAATGACTAAACCAGCATTTATTATCACATTAGATACCGAAGGTGATAATCTTTGGGAAAATAAGGGTGAGATCACCACTCAAAATACGCACTTTCTTCCCCGTTTTCAGCAACTTTGCGAGCGTTTTCATTTTAAACCTGTCTGGCTAACAAACTATGAAATGGTAATGGATGATGCCTATATTGAGTTTGCTCGTGATGTTATTGCGCGTAATACCGGTGAAATTGGTATGCACTTACATGCTTGGAATAGCCCACCATTAACGCCTTTAACAGATGATGATTTACGTTATCAGCCTTATTTAATTGAATACCCCAAAGATCAAATGCGAGAAAAAATCGCATTAATGACTGAATTACTTGAAGAGAAACTGCAAACCAAAATGTTAAGCCACCGTGCGGGTCGTTGGGCATTTAATGAGATTTATGCACAACTTTTAGTTGAATTTGGTTATCAAGTTGATTGCTCTGTGACGCCTAAAGTAGATTGGCGTTTTACAAAAGGCGATCCGGCACAAGCAGGTGGAACAAATTATACCCATTTTCCAAGCCATGCTTATTTTATGGACTTACAGGATATCACTAAAGCTGGAAATTCATCATTGCTAGAAGTGCCAATGAGTATTCAATATAAGCACTCGCCTTTAATGAATAAATTTAAGCA
This genomic window contains:
- the rfaQ gene encoding putative lipopolysaccharide heptosyltransferase III yields the protein MSEKMKLIQRVLIIKLRHHGDTLLITPVINTLKANFPNADVDILINKETMPMIEHFSSIHHIFVLDKAWKNEGKLARLRHEWKLITDLRNQQYDVVINLADQWNSAIITRFTGAKIRVGYDIYKRQSPIWKKCFTHLIPLGSVDEKHIVEQNLALLQPLQLPKIDTQVSMAYSEQDKYIVTEKLKVHKVLSSYIVIQPTSRWFFKCWDENKWSKLIDALEQEGNQIVLTSGPDPREQEMVETIIKGCTSNSVVSLSGQLSLPQLAALIDHARLFIGVDSVPMHMAAALKTPLIALFGPSKLFHWSPWEHIGEVLWAGNYGELPDPDDVNTNTQTRYLSLIPVEDVLNAVRGQLK
- a CDS encoding glycosyltransferase family 4 protein — translated: MNSFRLAIVRQKYRPDGGAERFVSRALEALDNQAVELNVITRSWIGAVQPQWHIHIVNPMKWGRISREKGFARAARQCWQKEKFDLVQSHERIAGCDIYRAGDGVHHRWLLQRSRVLSPLRSQLLLNSCYHRYVMKAEKEMYHSPELKRVICNSEMVKREVMEDFGIESERISVIYNAIDNQRFFPATTLYREQLRQQYHIPVEAKCFIYVGSGFERKGLKAAIEAISCTSAHLIVVGQDKEQKKYQQLAHQLKSHDRVHFLGVQKDTLPLYQMADGLLLPTLYDPFPNVVLEAMACGLPVITSYTCGGSEFIEQGVNGFVTDALDISAMVSAIETISADNLDNRMSKAARNKILPYTPEHLSQQLIGLYQKVLSL
- a CDS encoding glycosyltransferase; its protein translation is MKEHILFIIDGLPGGGAENVTIRLCHGLSQRGYTVTLLSLAEKCDYSIPANIELLIDADSYRGLFHRQTELKRRAKSMDNTLKSLFARKGIPSLVVSNLHKTDRIVALSKELADKNTWYCIHGIFSQSYLGNKTGFSRWLKQKKIQKVYQGKNIITVSNAAGQDLIQNVGISPQQLKTIYNPFDIQEIRNLALESNSYQGQDYLLHIGRFHEVKRHDRLLEAFALADLPCKLFIAGQGSSEVTTKIKNKIAELNLEDKVSLIGFLSNPFAVINDAKAVVLSSDSEGLGNVLVESLICNTPIVSTNCPGGIGEIMEGELANYKAELNAASLAEKMRLVYFTPPEITPEMYQKFDIDEVIDQYISLIK
- a CDS encoding polysaccharide deacetylase family protein, with protein sequence MTKPAFIITLDTEGDNLWENKGEITTQNTHFLPRFQQLCERFHFKPVWLTNYEMVMDDAYIEFARDVIARNTGEIGMHLHAWNSPPLTPLTDDDLRYQPYLIEYPKDQMREKIALMTELLEEKLQTKMLSHRAGRWAFNEIYAQLLVEFGYQVDCSVTPKVDWRFTKGDPAQAGGTNYTHFPSHAYFMDLQDITKAGNSSLLEVPMSIQYKHSPLMNKFKQGYDKLRGKQRAPSVNWLRPKGGNAQQMIEVAEKSLAQGHSHIEFMLHSSEFMPGGSPTFRTEKDIEGLYHDLETLFSFLSDKVQGMTLAEYYKIKNKASL